A single Chaetodon trifascialis isolate fChaTrf1 chromosome 18, fChaTrf1.hap1, whole genome shotgun sequence DNA region contains:
- the ppp1r16a gene encoding protein phosphatase 1 regulatory subunit 16A produces MAADHSELLAEMATVGRLSATERLKHAQKRRAQQLKSWAQMEKDAGRGSRAKADKKKTRTTKIKFPDAITLLDAAARNDVEEVRELLNSGVSPDLVNEDGLTALHQCCIDDFVEIVQCLLDAGACVNACDSELWTPLHAAATCGHTGLVQLLIQAGADLLAVNADGNMPYDLCEDEATLELLEMVMAEQGITQDRIDECRGAKEMAMLADVRALVESGADLNSQDNNGATLLHIASANGYTSVAELLLEHRAQVEMKDSDGWTPLHAASCWGQIQMVELLVAHGASLNSKSVLEETPLDVCMDEEVRAKLMDLKHKHDAIMKSQDRQKGTLQRRASSTGSRGKVVRRVSVNERSSLYRREHHKEAMVWQERGRQPEPQDEDEDRQTDNELNQHATMVAGGGATSRLEELEAADRKIVSSVGNGGTSVSLASSVPGELWSGGGRMERSASYQLSSASGAGLGSGSAEGEGADSMTREKSHHTLADLKRQRAAAKLNKYPAPPPPLPPSLEEEPSVAAAEAATTQAQPEFQMTPNTEEVASPSQVYFTPASGDPPLLKLRAPEEDQPNKKEPCCGLM; encoded by the exons ATGGCGGCAGATCACAGCGAGCTGCTGGCCGAGATGGCCACGGTCGGGCGCCTGAGTGCCACCGAACGCCTGAAGCACGCCCAGAAGCGTCGCGCTCAGCAGCTGAAGTCTTGGGCGCAGATGGAGAAGGATGCAGGACGAGGGTCGAGGGCCAAAGCAGATAAGAAGAAGACGCGCACCACCAAAATTAAATTCCCAGACGCCATCACCCTGCTAGATGCAGCTGCACGCAATGACGTGGAGGAGG TGAGGGAGTTGCTTAACAGTGGCGTCAGCCCAGATCTGGTCAATGAGGATGGACTGACGGCCCTAcatcag TGCTGCATTGATGACTTTGTGGAGATAGTGCAGTGCCTGCTGGATGCTGGTGCCTGTGTGAACGCCTGTGACAGTGAGCTGTGGACACCGCTGCATGCTGCTGCCACCTGTGGACATACTGGACTGGTGCAGCTCCTGATCCAGGC TGGGGCTGATCTGCTGGCTGTCAATGCGGATGGCAACATGCCCTATGACCTCTGTGAGGATGAGGCCACCCTTGAGCTGCTGGAGATGGTTATGGCTGAACAGG GGATAACTCAGGACCGTATAGATGAATGTCGCGGGGCTAAAGAGATGGCAATGCTGGCTGACGTTCGGGCTCTGGTTGAGAGCGGAGCAGACTTAAACTCACAGGACAATAATGGAGCCACACTG CTCCATATAGCATCTGCCAACGGCTACACATCTGTGGCGGAACTGTTGCTAGAGCACAGGGCTCAGGTGGAGATGAAGGACTCTGATGGCTGGACGCCACTACACGCTGCCTCCTGCTGGGGACAA ATCCAAatggtggagctgctggtggCCCACGGAGCCAGTTTAAACAGCAAGTCTGTCCTGGAGGAGACTCCTCTGG ATGTGTGTATGGATGAAGAGGTCAGAGCCAAACTGATGGACCTGAAGCACAAACATGACGCCATCATGAAGAGCCAGGACCGGCAGAAGGGCACACTGCAAAGACGGGCCTCCAGCACTGGCAGCAGAGG TAAAGTGGTGCGCCGTGTCAGTGTGAATGAGCGCTCCAGCCTTTACCGGCGGGAGCACCACAAAGAGGCCATGGTGTGGCAGGAGCGCGGCCGACAGCCAGAGCCacaggacgaggacgaggacagacaaacagacaatgaGCTAAACCAGCATGCCACCATG GTCGCTGGTGGGGGAGCCACGTCACGTTtagaggagctggaggctgcagacagGAAAATTGTGTCCAGCGTAGGTAATGGAGGGACCTCTGTTTCTCTGGCCTCCTCTGTACCTGGAGAGCTGTGGAGTGGTGGAGGTCGCATGGAGCGCAGCGCCTCTTACCAGCTGAGCTCTGCATCTGGAGCCGGGTTAGGGTCTGGGTCTGCAGAGGGCGAGGGGGCAGACAGTATGACTCGGGAGAAATCTCACCACACCCTGGCAGACCTGAAACGCCAGCGGGCAGCTGCCAAGCTCAATAAATACCCCGCACCTCCACCTCCCTTGCCTCCTTCCTTAGAGGAGGAGCCTTCTGTTGCAGCGGCTGAGGCAGCTACCACTCAGGCTCAGCCAGAGTTCCAAATGACCCCCAACACAGAGGAGGTGGCCTCCCCGAGCCAGGTGTACTTCACCCCAGCCAGCGGAGATCCTCCGCTGCTGAAGCTCCGAGCCCCTGAGGAGGACCAGCCTAACAAAAAGGAGCCTTGCTGCGGACTGATGTAG